A single genomic interval of Macadamia integrifolia cultivar HAES 741 chromosome 6, SCU_Mint_v3, whole genome shotgun sequence harbors:
- the LOC122081728 gene encoding malate dehydrogenase-like isoform X2, protein MAKDPIRVLVTGAAGQIGYALVPMIARGIMLGPDQPVILHMLDIEPAMEALNGVKMELIDAALPLLKGVVATTNAVEACKDVNIAIMVGGFPRKEGMERKDVMSKNVSIYKAQASALEKHAAPTCKVLVVANPANTNALILKEFAPSIPEKNITCLTRLDHNRALGQISERIKVDVSSVKNVIIWGNHSSTQYPDVNHATVITDSAEKSVRELVADDKWLNTQFITTIQQRGAAIIKARKLSSALSAASAACDHIRDWVLGTPKGTWVSMGVYSDGSYGIPSGLIYSFPVTCEKGEWSIVQGLKIDEFSRAKMDATAKELVEEKSLAHSCLS, encoded by the exons ATGGCAAAGGATCCAATCAGGGTTCTCGTCACCGGCGCCGCTG GGCAAATAGGCTATGCTCTTGTTCCTATGATTGCTAGAGGGATAATGTTGGGTCCAGATCAGCCTGTTATTCTGCATATGCTTGATATTGAACCTGCCATGGAAGCCTTGAATGGGGTGAAAATGGAGTTGATCGATGCGGCGCTTCCTCTCCTCAAAG GTGTTGTTGCCACCACAAATGCTGTTGAAGCTTGTAAAGATGTCAACATAGCAATTATGGTTGGAGGGTTTCCTAGGAAAGAGGGAATGGAAAGGAAAGATGTTATGTCAAAAAATGTATCCATCTACAAAGCTCAAGCTTCAGCCCTGGAGAAGCATGCAGCTCCAACCTGCAAG GTGCTAGTTGTTGCCAATCCAGCCAACACAAATGCACTCATCCTTAAGGAATTTGCCCCTTCAATCCCTGAGAAGAATATCACTTGTCTTACGCGGCTTGATCATAACAGGGCTCTTGGCCAAATCTCAGAGAGGATTAAAGTAGATGTCAGTTCCGTGAAAAATGTCATCATATGGGGTAACCATTCTTCAACACAATATCCTGATGTGAATCATGCCACTGTCATCACTGACAGTGCAGAGAAATCTGTTAGAGAACTTGTTGCTGATGATAAATG gctGAACACTCAGTTCATCACCACCATTCAGCAGCGTGGTGCAGCCATTATCAAAGCCCGAAAGCTGTCAAGTGCATTGTCTGCTGCCAGTGCTGCCTGTGATCATATACGTGATTGGGTTCTTGGCACCCCTAAG GGGACTTGGGTCTCCATGGGTGTGTACTCAGATGGGTCTTATGGGATCCCGTCTGGCCTCATCTACTCTTTCCCTGTTACTTGTGAGAAAGGAGAATGGTCAATTGTGCAGG GTCTAAAGATCGATGAATTTTCAAGAGCAAAGATGGATGCCACAGCAAAAGAACTTGTTGAGGAGAAATCTTTGGCTCATTCATGCCTCAGTTGA
- the LOC122081728 gene encoding malate dehydrogenase-like isoform X1 — protein sequence MDSMDPRDDLKTIQKLLVVSICLNLFQIILKHISSFRSVLKEPLRVLVTGAAGQIGYALVPMIARGIMLGPDQPVILHMLDIEPAMEALNGVKMELIDAALPLLKGVVATTNAVEACKDVNIAIMVGGFPRKEGMERKDVMSKNVSIYKAQASALEKHAAPTCKVLVVANPANTNALILKEFAPSIPEKNITCLTRLDHNRALGQISERIKVDVSSVKNVIIWGNHSSTQYPDVNHATVITDSAEKSVRELVADDKWLNTQFITTIQQRGAAIIKARKLSSALSAASAACDHIRDWVLGTPKGTWVSMGVYSDGSYGIPSGLIYSFPVTCEKGEWSIVQGLKIDEFSRAKMDATAKELVEEKSLAHSCLS from the exons ATGGATTCTATGGATCCAAGGGATGATCTGAAAACGATTCAGAAGCTTCTGGTCGTCTCCATTTGTCTTAATCTCTTTCAGATTATCCTCAAACATATATCGAGTTTCAGGAGCGTTTTGAAAGAACCTTTGAGGGTCCTTGTCACTGGTGCTGCAG GGCAAATAGGCTATGCTCTTGTTCCTATGATTGCTAGAGGGATAATGTTGGGTCCAGATCAGCCTGTTATTCTGCATATGCTTGATATTGAACCTGCCATGGAAGCCTTGAATGGGGTGAAAATGGAGTTGATCGATGCGGCGCTTCCTCTCCTCAAAG GTGTTGTTGCCACCACAAATGCTGTTGAAGCTTGTAAAGATGTCAACATAGCAATTATGGTTGGAGGGTTTCCTAGGAAAGAGGGAATGGAAAGGAAAGATGTTATGTCAAAAAATGTATCCATCTACAAAGCTCAAGCTTCAGCCCTGGAGAAGCATGCAGCTCCAACCTGCAAG GTGCTAGTTGTTGCCAATCCAGCCAACACAAATGCACTCATCCTTAAGGAATTTGCCCCTTCAATCCCTGAGAAGAATATCACTTGTCTTACGCGGCTTGATCATAACAGGGCTCTTGGCCAAATCTCAGAGAGGATTAAAGTAGATGTCAGTTCCGTGAAAAATGTCATCATATGGGGTAACCATTCTTCAACACAATATCCTGATGTGAATCATGCCACTGTCATCACTGACAGTGCAGAGAAATCTGTTAGAGAACTTGTTGCTGATGATAAATG gctGAACACTCAGTTCATCACCACCATTCAGCAGCGTGGTGCAGCCATTATCAAAGCCCGAAAGCTGTCAAGTGCATTGTCTGCTGCCAGTGCTGCCTGTGATCATATACGTGATTGGGTTCTTGGCACCCCTAAG GGGACTTGGGTCTCCATGGGTGTGTACTCAGATGGGTCTTATGGGATCCCGTCTGGCCTCATCTACTCTTTCCCTGTTACTTGTGAGAAAGGAGAATGGTCAATTGTGCAGG GTCTAAAGATCGATGAATTTTCAAGAGCAAAGATGGATGCCACAGCAAAAGAACTTGTTGAGGAGAAATCTTTGGCTCATTCATGCCTCAGTTGA